In Scylla paramamosain isolate STU-SP2022 unplaced genomic scaffold, ASM3559412v1 Contig6, whole genome shotgun sequence, the genomic window GTCgaagtttgaaaaaggatacaagaaagttagaaagaatccagagctgcaactaaaatccttgcaagcttaagagagtatagttatgaggaaaggttgaagaggttgggcctgactacactagaaaaaaagagggaaagaggtgatttgatagctatatatatagaatactggaaaaaatggaaaagtcggacagagaagacctcttgataccagatactagagacacaagaggacatggaaggagactgaataggagtgtttgcagaagagacatcaagaaacatagcttcccacacagaagtataacagtgtggaatgaacttaaggatgagactgtatgtgcaaagacaattcataaatttaaagaaaatctagataaaagtcgATAAGGAGACGGGACGGCACAAGCCTAGTGTGgatcttgtcctgtatttcacaactaggtaaatacaactaggtaaacacacacacacacacacacacacacacacacacacacacacacacacacacacacacacacaagaactgaATGAATACAGAGATGGGATAAGGAATGTAGCCCAGCCCCTGTTTATCACaagtagaaaaacaaaggtgagagaggcaagaaatgtacataaactgatggatgaataaaggaggagacagaaccAGAGGTGTGTAGCTTAGTCCCTGTAtactacaactacacacacacctctgtatcCAGCACAGTAAAGGACAGCTGCATTTCAAACACTGTGTACTACACCACACTGCTGGAcacaccactcagcaccaaTGCACTGGATGGCTTGGCATACTCAGTCACTGCCAGGCTTTCCTTGATCTTCTctgccacctccttctcctgctgcttgtAGAACAGCTTGGCATCCAGAATGACaacactgccttcctcctctgtggcctttggagggGTTTCCTTGGGTGGTGGCTCGATGGGGTCACTCacctgaggaagagaggtgggtaTTGGAGGAACACACTACCTCTGTTAATGGTTCAGCTGATGACAAAGTGCAGGAGGACATGATTCAAGGCAGTAAAGGGGCAGAGAACAGTGTTATTTTACCAAAAGGAGTTACAGGAGTGAGAGATGACTTAAGGCAGTAAAGAGACAGAGTAGTGTTTGCCTTAAGAGGAAGCATTGGAGGAAGAGACAACATAAGATCACAAAGGAACAAAGAGCAGAGGTTCACTTTAccaagagagagaagcacagtTGCTGCATGATCCATCCTGGAATCTATTGACGGCCTTCTCCAGACTCTGCACCAGCTTCTTGTAgggaatcacctccccaccaattgctccctcctcctcctcaccattcaGGCTTGTAGTGTGAGCACTGGCCACTTCAGCCTAAGTAAATTTaagttgtattcttaaacattttgttctctttagtaattattttcagatataatgaatagtaagaaTCTCATAGGCAACTTTCCCATTCATTTGGCacagtccttgttaaactaccactatctatctatctatataccaggctggcaatctcaCACAGGATGGCCCACACAAAGCATCACACACTCctgcacacatcactcacactcttagctcCGTTGGCTCCTAGTGTAATgggacagtcttgtggaccaccctGCTACACCCAAGAGCTTAGGCACACCACAgctgtccacatacttccacagcAAAGCCTCACAGCATAAACTGGTTTAATCCTGCCCTTTCATGGTGAGATCATTCCCTATCACAAGTGTCATAAAAATTACCTTGAAAACTCAGATAAATTCCATTAGATCTCCAATTAGTTGAAACTCCCAAACATTTGAGAATAAGTCTTGCATGTTGAGCTCCTACTAGTAAGGGAGACCAGGCAGCCCAGACAGCCACaccaaacacagccacacccaaCATAGCCACAAACAACATggtcacacataacacacagaccaacactgccacacacaacacacagatccAACAAAGCCAGACTCAACACAGCCACACTGAACACAGCTGCACCCACCACAGTCAGACTCAACACAGACCAGACCCAACATGCATCCTCACTGTGCCCACCTCCAGCCTTCCCTGCTGTCTCTTGGAGAGCTCCTGCATAACACTGATGACCCTGATGTTGTTTGGGGATACCTCAAACAGGCTGGCCAGATTCAACACCAAGTTCTGCTCATAaaattcatcttccttcaccatgaGGCCACTGGTGAGGGTGATCATGGGTGTGGTCTTGATGTCAAGGATGTGGCCTTCGCACAGCACCACATGGACCAGCTTAGCACTGCGCTGGAAGAAGCTGGTCCTCATTGCCTGTAGGGGAGGGTCTGGGTGAGCTGGAGAGGTGGCGACAGAGACAGGCATGGCATAATAGTGTTTCCCTTGCCTAAAACTATCAGGGAGAGctatgacaaaactgacagggagagacatgacaagactgACAGGGAGGCCTGACAAAACTGACATAgagagacatgacaagactgagagggaggcatgacaaaactgacagggaggCACAACAAAACTGACATGGGGACATGACAAAATTGAGAAAGGCATAACAAAACTGACAGTgagaggcatgacaaaactaaacagatagggaggcatgacaaaactgacagggagaggcAAGGCTGAGTGGTTGTTCTGTTACCAGCAGGAAGAGACAAGGCAGAGCAGTTGGTCCTTTGCCCCAAACTGACAGGGCAAAGTACAGAGCTCCAGTGcctcaaacaacacaaaacacacagccATTCCTTATATtccctacacaacacaacacacagtcaTTCCTTACATTCCCAACataatgcaacacaacacacaaccatcccttacattccaaacacaacacgacacaacacaacacagcacacagccatCCCTTACATTGTCCAACATGGGAAGGAAAGCCTGAGGATGGGTGGGGTTCTCAGGCAACAGCTT contains:
- the LOC135096722 gene encoding uncharacterized protein LOC135096722 codes for the protein MDRGWCAGYMYQEQISTFFSVVATGMTYEMAMTSMPLQVLRLHLPHSPSSEAVVLLIFPKPQRYDTYVDGVFVPPANLNTSAAGYKLLPENPTHPQAFLPMLDNAMRTSFFQRSAKLVHVVLCEGHILDIKTTPMITLTSGLMVKEDEFYEQNLVLNLASLFEVSPNNIRVISVMQELSKRQQGRLEAEVASAHTTSLNGEEEEGAIGGEVIPYKKLVQSLEKAVNRFQDGSCSNCASLSW